From Paenibacillus sp. GP183, one genomic window encodes:
- a CDS encoding ABC transporter ATP-binding protein, which produces MTLLKVEQIETYIQQYHILQGVSFEVQKGEITVLFGRNGAGKTTTLRSILGLNPISKGRITFRGESIGALPTYEISRKGIGYVPEDQGVFKDLTVEENMRISILKRDDDALEKQEWILNLFPDLKTLWHRKSGLLSGGQKQMLALARAYVGDNELLLVDEPSKGLAPIVVEKVMQAIKQMKEKTTVLLVEQNFFMASTIGDRFYIVDEGRIVHHGEMKELKEDQDARKKYLGIA; this is translated from the coding sequence ATGACGCTTCTTAAGGTAGAGCAAATTGAAACCTATATCCAGCAGTATCACATTCTTCAAGGAGTTTCCTTCGAGGTGCAAAAAGGTGAAATTACGGTGCTTTTTGGCCGGAATGGAGCCGGCAAAACGACGACACTGCGATCGATTCTGGGACTGAATCCGATTTCCAAAGGCCGCATTACTTTTCGCGGAGAAAGCATCGGCGCTCTTCCCACCTATGAAATCTCCCGCAAAGGCATCGGTTATGTGCCTGAGGATCAAGGCGTTTTCAAGGATTTAACGGTGGAGGAAAACATGCGGATTTCTATTCTCAAGAGAGATGATGACGCCCTCGAGAAACAGGAATGGATCCTCAATCTATTCCCCGATCTCAAGACACTTTGGCATCGGAAGTCCGGCCTGTTAAGCGGAGGTCAGAAGCAGATGCTGGCTTTGGCAAGAGCGTATGTCGGGGATAATGAACTGCTGTTGGTCGATGAGCCCAGCAAGGGGCTGGCGCCTATCGTCGTGGAGAAGGTCATGCAGGCCATCAAGCAGATGAAGGAAAAAACAACCGTGCTGCTTGTCGAGCAAAATTTTTTCATGGCCAGCACGATTGGCGACCGGTTTTATATCGTGGATGAGGGAAGAATTGTACACCACGGCGAAATGAAGGAACTCAAAGAAGACCAGGACGCGCGTAAGAAATACTTGGGGATAGCGTAA
- a CDS encoding branched-chain amino acid ABC transporter permease, whose translation MDVIISLFVNGLATGMLIFLLAAGLSLIFGLMDVLNFGHGGLFAWGAYMGVWVYMRTGSFILAIIGAVLAGVAIGWIMERWIIRPVYGNHLQQILVTLGVMLVLTEMLKVVWGPSQLSAVVPPYLDGSWQLGGVILIKYRLFIIIVGLLLFVGLQLMLNRTKLGLVVRAGVMNKDMVQALGYNIKRIFSLVFMLGAGMAALGGVLLAPYSGVIFAEMGMQFAILAFIVVVIGGMGSVQGSAVASVLVGLSGAFMSYYAPDLSLAVNMLLMVLVLLVKPSGLYGLKR comes from the coding sequence ATGGATGTGATCATCAGTTTATTCGTCAATGGGCTGGCCACCGGTATGCTGATCTTTTTACTGGCGGCTGGTCTCTCATTAATATTCGGTTTGATGGACGTACTGAATTTTGGCCATGGCGGATTGTTTGCTTGGGGCGCTTATATGGGCGTTTGGGTTTATATGCGTACCGGGAGCTTTATTCTGGCTATTATCGGAGCCGTCCTGGCAGGTGTTGCGATAGGGTGGATCATGGAGCGGTGGATCATTCGGCCCGTCTATGGGAACCATCTGCAGCAAATATTGGTGACATTGGGCGTTATGCTCGTCCTCACCGAAATGCTCAAGGTTGTCTGGGGACCCAGCCAGCTGAGCGCGGTTGTACCTCCTTATCTGGATGGCAGTTGGCAGCTTGGCGGAGTCATATTGATCAAATATCGACTATTTATCATCATCGTCGGACTTCTGCTGTTTGTTGGATTGCAGCTGATGCTGAACCGAACCAAGCTTGGACTCGTTGTTCGAGCGGGTGTAATGAATAAAGATATGGTGCAGGCGCTCGGCTACAACATTAAACGGATTTTTTCACTCGTCTTTATGCTCGGTGCAGGGATGGCAGCACTAGGGGGCGTTCTGCTTGCTCCATACTCCGGAGTCATTTTCGCTGAAATGGGCATGCAGTTTGCGATTTTGGCGTTTATCGTCGTTGTCATCGGGGGAATGGGTTCGGTACAAGGTTCAGCGGTCGCTTCCGTTCTGGTTGGACTTTCGGGGGCTTTCATGTCTTATTATGCGCCAGATTTGTCTTTAGCGGTCAACATGCTGCTGATGGTGTTAGTGCTTCTGGTCAAACCTTCTGGATTATATGGATTGAAGAGGTGA
- a CDS encoding branched-chain amino acid ABC transporter permease, translating into MLQKVSRYPLGLSPVIIVMLLAAFPLMNDSRSILILLTKIFIFAVFAMSYDLLLGYTGIVSFGHAMFFGIGAYSVGIVMNQFGDSIGHLLLALLIGVLLAAAVSYVVGILSLRLQSHFYAMLTLAFAGLFTVLADKWRSVTKGEDGFPFPVPELIRDRMFFYYAALVFMVVLFLLLRRFTRSPLGKVLQAIRENEQRTASLGYQVVHYKVIASVVAGVVAALSGAMYGMTLRFVNTSVFSMDMTLNALLMTIIGGIGTLYGGVIGATLIELAHELLTSLSKVHPIFERWIIFFGLLYILVVMVFPKGIAGTIKLWAQRKKPPSARKRDDVSW; encoded by the coding sequence ATGCTGCAAAAAGTTTCACGTTATCCATTAGGCCTGTCGCCTGTCATCATTGTGATGCTGCTCGCGGCATTCCCGCTCATGAATGATTCACGCAGTATATTGATTCTCTTGACCAAAATATTTATCTTTGCCGTGTTCGCAATGAGCTATGATCTCCTGCTTGGCTATACCGGCATAGTTTCGTTCGGGCATGCCATGTTTTTCGGCATAGGCGCCTATTCGGTTGGCATCGTGATGAACCAGTTCGGCGATTCAATAGGCCATCTTCTGCTCGCATTGCTGATCGGCGTGCTATTGGCGGCGGCTGTCAGTTATGTAGTTGGCATTTTGTCCTTGCGGCTGCAAAGTCATTTTTATGCGATGCTAACGCTGGCCTTTGCCGGGCTCTTTACAGTATTAGCCGATAAATGGCGTTCTGTCACCAAAGGGGAGGACGGCTTTCCGTTTCCCGTCCCTGAGCTTATTCGGGACCGTATGTTCTTCTATTATGCTGCACTCGTATTTATGGTGGTGCTGTTCTTGCTGCTTCGCCGGTTTACACGCTCTCCCTTGGGGAAAGTACTGCAGGCCATTCGTGAAAATGAGCAGCGAACCGCTTCCCTTGGTTATCAGGTCGTGCATTACAAAGTGATTGCCAGTGTTGTGGCAGGTGTAGTTGCGGCTTTAAGCGGTGCCATGTACGGCATGACACTGCGATTTGTCAACACATCTGTTTTTTCCATGGACATGACGCTGAATGCATTGCTGATGACCATTATCGGCGGCATTGGTACGCTTTACGGTGGTGTCATTGGGGCGACGCTCATTGAACTGGCGCACGAGCTATTGACGAGTTTATCCAAGGTTCATCCGATTTTCGAGCGTTGGATCATCTTTTTCGGTTTACTGTACATTTTGGTCGTAATGGTGTTCCCTAAGGGCATCGCAGGAACGATTAAGCTATGGGCGCAGCGAAAAAAACCGCCATCGGCAAGAAAGCGAGATGATGTGTCATGGTAG
- a CDS encoding 3-oxoacyl-ACP synthase, producing the protein MHIPDESIGILSTAIYLPETFMSSADISKASGIPQDVIERKMGITRKPVPGPDDHSCEMGIRAAREALSKAKLDPLEIDLIIYIGEEHKEYPVWTAALKLQQEIGALNAWGFDAALRCGTTIMALKVAKSMMLADPAIRTVLLAGGYRNVDLIDYSNPRTRFMFNLAAGGGALLLQKGHTENLLLESHLITDGSFSEDVILCAGGTKNPLTAEALEQRLNFFDVPDPEGMKQRLEAKSMENFLKSIRESVAKSGYTVEDIRYLAILHMKKSAHDYVLGELGLSQEQSIYLHEYGHIGQIDQILSLELAARQGKIQAGDLVVLVSAGIGYAWGATTLKWG; encoded by the coding sequence ATGCACATTCCTGATGAATCCATCGGCATCCTAAGTACTGCGATCTATTTGCCCGAAACCTTTATGAGCAGTGCAGACATTAGCAAAGCATCAGGTATACCGCAAGACGTGATTGAGCGGAAAATGGGGATCACCCGCAAGCCTGTTCCAGGTCCTGATGATCACAGCTGCGAGATGGGGATTCGGGCGGCACGGGAAGCTCTTAGCAAAGCAAAGCTCGATCCGCTTGAAATTGATCTGATCATTTATATTGGCGAGGAGCATAAAGAATACCCTGTATGGACCGCTGCCCTAAAGCTTCAGCAGGAAATCGGTGCACTGAACGCATGGGGATTCGACGCTGCCCTGCGCTGCGGTACGACCATCATGGCGCTAAAAGTGGCAAAAAGCATGATGCTGGCAGACCCCGCGATCCGCACCGTGCTGCTGGCCGGCGGTTACCGCAATGTGGATTTAATCGATTACAGCAATCCGCGCACCCGGTTCATGTTCAATCTGGCAGCCGGCGGCGGGGCTCTATTGCTGCAAAAAGGCCATACCGAAAACCTGCTGCTGGAAAGCCACCTCATCACGGACGGCTCCTTCTCGGAGGATGTCATCTTGTGTGCAGGAGGCACCAAGAATCCGCTGACGGCCGAAGCGCTGGAGCAGCGTTTGAACTTCTTTGATGTGCCGGACCCGGAAGGGATGAAGCAGCGGCTTGAAGCCAAATCGATGGAAAACTTCCTGAAATCGATCCGGGAGTCCGTCGCTAAAAGCGGCTACACCGTGGAAGATATTCGATATTTGGCCATTTTGCATATGAAAAAATCTGCGCACGATTATGTGCTCGGCGAGCTTGGACTCAGCCAGGAACAGTCGATCTATCTGCACGAATACGGCCACATTGGCCAAATTGATCAAATATTAAGTCTTGAGCTTGCTGCCCGGCAGGGGAAAATCCAAGCAGGCGACCTTGTTGTCCTTGTCAGTGCCGGCATCGGCTATGCCTGGGGCGCCACCACATTGAAATGGGGATGA
- a CDS encoding alpha/beta hydrolase produces the protein MAEITLKSVMLPNGETMGYRERAGGDEVVLLVHGNMNSSKHWDVVIENLDSRFKVIAVDLRGFGISTYHQPIADLTDYTRDLKLFTEALDLTSIYLVGWSTGGGVVMQYAADYPEQVKKLILLASMSTRGYPFYKDNEQGVPDLEQRITTRAEIGQLPRTQMISKAGEDRDKAFMKMLFDAAVYNGKKPDPERYEAYLDDILTQRNLADIYHGLNVFNISDIDNPVSKGTGAARRIQAPTLVIRGNIDLVIPENMVQEILEDIGERAEAVSMDNCGHSPLIDDLPQLLRHMTNFMEESNPK, from the coding sequence ATGGCGGAAATCACATTAAAATCGGTTATGCTTCCAAACGGAGAAACGATGGGTTACAGAGAGCGTGCAGGCGGTGACGAGGTTGTGCTGCTCGTGCACGGCAATATGAATTCCTCCAAGCATTGGGATGTTGTCATTGAAAATCTGGATTCTCGCTTCAAGGTAATTGCCGTGGATTTGCGGGGGTTCGGCATTTCCACCTACCATCAACCCATTGCGGATTTGACAGACTATACCCGCGATTTGAAGCTGTTTACCGAAGCGCTCGACCTGACCTCGATTTATCTGGTTGGCTGGTCAACGGGTGGGGGAGTCGTGATGCAGTATGCCGCCGACTATCCGGAGCAAGTCAAGAAGCTGATCCTGCTGGCTTCGATGTCGACACGCGGCTACCCTTTTTACAAAGACAACGAACAGGGAGTTCCCGATCTGGAACAAAGGATTACAACAAGAGCGGAGATCGGTCAGCTCCCAAGAACGCAGATGATTTCCAAGGCTGGGGAGGACAGAGATAAAGCGTTTATGAAAATGCTGTTCGATGCAGCCGTATATAATGGTAAGAAGCCTGATCCCGAGAGATATGAGGCCTACTTGGATGATATTTTAACGCAGCGTAATTTGGCGGATATTTATCACGGCCTTAATGTATTTAACATTAGCGATATCGACAATCCAGTGTCCAAAGGAACTGGGGCGGCTAGGCGTATTCAAGCGCCGACCTTGGTCATTCGGGGCAATATTGATTTGGTCATTCCGGAAAATATGGTGCAGGAAATTCTCGAAGACATTGGTGAGCGAGCTGAAGCCGTCTCTATGGACAATTGCGGGCACTCACCCTTAATCGACGATTTGCCGCAATTGCTTCGGCATATGACGAATTTTATGGAGGAATCGAATCCAAAATGA
- the fabG gene encoding 3-oxoacyl-ACP reductase FabG has product MRLQGKVALITGGGNGIGRETAALFIKEGAKVCVADYDETAGQAAVDELNATAGDRAIFVKVDVSSAESVERMIAVVLEHWGTPDILINNAGITQDSMLTKMSIEQWQRVIDVNLNGVFYCTRYLAPHMVQRGKGKIINTSSIVGVHGNIGQTNYAATKAGVIGMTKTWAKELGHKGIHVNAVAPGYIETSMVANVPEKVLQQMLDKVPLHRLGRPSDIAQAYLYLASDESDYVNGTVLEVNGGLVI; this is encoded by the coding sequence ATGAGACTTCAAGGGAAAGTTGCATTGATCACCGGAGGAGGCAACGGCATCGGCCGGGAAACGGCTGCGTTATTCATCAAAGAAGGCGCCAAGGTGTGCGTCGCTGACTATGATGAAACGGCCGGTCAAGCGGCTGTGGATGAGCTGAACGCAACAGCAGGGGACCGGGCCATATTCGTCAAGGTAGACGTATCGAGCGCCGAGAGTGTGGAGCGGATGATTGCTGTTGTTTTGGAACACTGGGGAACGCCGGACATTTTGATCAACAATGCCGGAATCACCCAGGACAGCATGCTGACCAAAATGTCGATTGAGCAGTGGCAGCGAGTCATTGATGTCAATCTGAACGGGGTATTCTACTGTACCCGCTATCTCGCACCGCATATGGTTCAAAGAGGCAAAGGGAAGATCATCAATACTTCGTCGATTGTCGGCGTGCATGGAAATATCGGTCAAACTAATTATGCGGCAACCAAAGCCGGGGTCATTGGCATGACCAAAACATGGGCCAAGGAGCTTGGACATAAAGGCATCCATGTAAATGCAGTGGCTCCTGGATATATAGAAACGAGCATGGTAGCGAATGTTCCTGAAAAGGTGCTGCAGCAAATGCTGGACAAAGTCCCGCTGCATCGATTGGGCCGACCTTCAGATATCGCTCAAGCCTATTTGTATTTGGCCTCGGACGAATCCGACTATGTGAACGGTACGGTGCTGGAGGTTAACGGAGGCCTTGTCATTTAA
- a CDS encoding ATPase, with protein sequence MLRLGQKVVIVADSFEQNLPIGEYGYVIAYDRNADNVFDYVVRVPRASKQFYVPSEDIELEEVLLRQEADRIEREALIDFALATNNEELFNKVMNGDEPEAAVEKSKDEVQSHEDFVKQINLKAWI encoded by the coding sequence ATGCTTCGACTCGGACAGAAAGTAGTTATTGTTGCTGATAGTTTTGAACAAAATCTCCCCATTGGGGAATATGGATATGTGATCGCTTATGACCGAAATGCGGATAACGTATTCGATTATGTTGTTCGCGTTCCCAGAGCAAGCAAGCAATTCTATGTTCCTTCTGAAGATATAGAGCTGGAAGAAGTTTTGCTGAGGCAGGAAGCCGATCGAATTGAAAGAGAAGCTTTGATTGATTTTGCTCTGGCCACCAATAATGAAGAGCTGTTCAACAAAGTTATGAATGGCGATGAGCCGGAAGCGGCTGTAGAGAAGAGCAAGGATGAGGTTCAATCCCATGAAGACTTCGTCAAACAAATCAATTTAAAGGCTTGGATCTAA
- the gatC gene encoding Asp-tRNA(Asn)/Glu-tRNA(Gln) amidotransferase subunit GatC: MSITIKDVEHVAKLARLDLKDNEKQQFTEQLNAILKYAEQLQQLNTDNIPPTSHAMPLVNVMRKDEAKSSLPLEKVMLNAPDEEDGQFKVPAVLE, translated from the coding sequence ATGAGCATTACCATCAAGGATGTCGAGCATGTGGCCAAGCTGGCCCGTCTGGATCTGAAGGATAATGAAAAACAGCAGTTCACCGAACAGCTGAATGCGATTCTCAAATATGCGGAACAGTTGCAGCAGTTGAATACCGACAATATACCGCCAACAAGTCACGCTATGCCGCTGGTTAATGTCATGCGCAAGGATGAAGCCAAATCCTCACTCCCGCTTGAGAAGGTTATGCTTAATGCGCCCGATGAAGAAGATGGTCAATTCAAGGTTCCTGCGGTATTGGAATAG
- the gatA gene encoding Asp-tRNA(Asn)/Glu-tRNA(Gln) amidotransferase subunit GatA encodes MSLFDFRLQEIHNKLHAKELTVTDLVDAAYTRINEVDSKVQAFLTLNEENAKKSAKELDEQINTNPTRGFLFGLPIGLKDNIVTEGLTTTCASQFLSNYHPIYDATVVQKLKEAQTVTIGKLNMDEFAMGGSNENSSFHLTYNPWNLEHVPGGSSGGSAAAVASGEVYFSLGSDTGGSIRQPAAYCGIVGLKPTYGLVSRFGLVAFASSLDQIGPLTKNVEDSAYLLQAITGHDPKDSTSAKVDIPDYISSLTGDVRGLRIAVPKEYLGKGIDPAVKERVLEALKVLEGLGAIWEEVSMPHSDYAVATYYLLSSSEASSNLARFDGVRYGVRSEQANNLLDVYQMSRSEGFGPEVKRRIMLGTYALSSGYYDAYYLKAQKVRTLIKQDFDNVFEKYDVVIGPTAPTTAFKIGEQTDDPLTMYLNDILTIPVSLAGIPAISVPCGFVNGLPVGLQIIGKALDESTVLRVAHAFEQHSEHHKARPQL; translated from the coding sequence TTGTCTCTGTTTGATTTCAGATTACAAGAGATTCACAACAAGCTTCATGCCAAGGAGTTGACCGTAACTGACCTTGTGGATGCAGCCTATACAAGAATTAATGAAGTAGATTCCAAGGTGCAAGCCTTTCTAACTCTTAATGAAGAAAATGCTAAAAAGAGCGCTAAGGAATTGGACGAGCAGATTAATACAAACCCGACTAGAGGTTTTTTATTCGGCTTGCCGATTGGACTCAAAGATAATATCGTCACTGAAGGATTAACCACAACTTGTGCAAGCCAATTCTTGTCCAACTATCATCCCATCTATGATGCTACTGTGGTGCAAAAGCTGAAAGAGGCTCAGACGGTAACGATTGGCAAGCTCAATATGGATGAATTCGCCATGGGGGGATCGAATGAAAACTCGTCCTTTCATCTTACTTATAATCCTTGGAATTTGGAACACGTTCCCGGCGGTTCAAGCGGCGGCTCGGCTGCTGCAGTAGCTTCCGGCGAAGTTTATTTCTCCCTTGGCTCCGATACAGGCGGTTCGATCCGCCAACCAGCCGCTTATTGCGGAATTGTCGGCCTGAAACCAACGTATGGCCTGGTATCTCGCTTTGGACTGGTTGCTTTTGCTTCCTCGCTTGATCAGATTGGTCCGCTTACCAAAAATGTAGAAGATTCGGCGTATTTGCTTCAAGCTATAACAGGTCATGATCCCAAGGACTCCACCTCCGCAAAGGTGGACATTCCTGATTATATCAGTTCCTTAACCGGAGATGTGAGAGGTCTTCGCATCGCAGTGCCGAAGGAATATTTGGGCAAAGGAATCGATCCGGCCGTCAAAGAAAGAGTGCTCGAGGCCTTAAAGGTGCTTGAGGGATTGGGCGCAATCTGGGAAGAGGTATCGATGCCTCATTCCGATTACGCGGTTGCCACTTATTATTTGCTCTCATCTTCAGAAGCTTCCTCCAATTTGGCCCGCTTTGACGGGGTTCGCTATGGCGTCCGTTCCGAGCAAGCAAACAATTTGCTCGATGTATATCAAATGTCCCGCAGTGAAGGCTTTGGGCCTGAAGTGAAGCGTCGCATCATGCTGGGCACCTATGCTTTAAGCTCCGGTTATTACGATGCTTACTATTTAAAAGCACAAAAAGTCAGGACATTAATCAAGCAGGATTTTGACAACGTATTTGAAAAGTATGACGTCGTTATCGGACCTACAGCTCCGACCACCGCCTTTAAGATTGGCGAGCAAACGGACGATCCGTTAACGATGTATCTGAACGATATTCTAACCATTCCCGTGAGCTTGGCAGGAATTCCGGCCATCAGCGTGCCTTGCGGCTTTGTGAACGGTCTGCCGGTAGGCTTGCAGATTATCGGCAAGGCACTGGACGAGTCAACGGTTCTGCGCGTAGCGCACGCTTTTGAACAGCATTCCGAGCATCATAAAGCGCGTCCGCAGCTTTAA